Proteins encoded in a region of the Ornithodoros turicata isolate Travis chromosome 3, ASM3712646v1, whole genome shotgun sequence genome:
- the LOC135388160 gene encoding phospholipase A and acyltransferase 3-like — protein sequence MPLQSPTVVFTFGLRSFVPAQMLQPEVGDLIEIDRTLYAHWALYVGDGNVVHVVGRNEEDIPTEVAYVHMSKLTDVAGYSAVRVNNKEVRAKERGLTALPVAAVLERACSILNREVDFNFLTRNSEYYVTEWKYGTGWSDQATVTLSVMKPLARNLEVGHTTFLTSLQAVFGTPTSSSLTRIAPKSPRAPQKNAPSLA from the exons ATGCCGCTACAAAGCCCCACGGTGGTTTTCACGTTCGGACTGCGATCTTTCGTGCCCGCCCAGATGTTACAACCCGAGGTGGGCGACCTGATCGAGATCGATAGGACCCTCTACGCACACTGGGCTCTGTACGTCGGTGACGGCAATGTTGTCCACGTCGTGGGTCGCAACGAAGAGGACATCCCCACCGAGGTGGCCTACGTGCACATGAGTAAACTGACCGACGTTGCTGGATACAGCGCGGTGCGTGTCAACAACAAGGAGGTCCGTGCAAAAGAGCGTGGTCTGACTGCTTTGCCCGTAGCGGCCGTGCTCGAAAGGGCCTGCTCCATTTTGAACAGGGAAGTGGACTTTAACTTCCTCACCAGGAACAGTGAATACTACGTCACGGAGTGGAAGTACGGTACCGGATGGAGCGATCAG GCGACCGTCACCTTGAGTGTCATGAAACCTCTGGCACGAAACCTCGAGGTGGGCCACACCACTTTCCTCACCAGTCTCCAGGCCGTTTTCGGCACCCCGACGTCGTCTTCCCTCACCAGGATTGCGCCCAAGTCTCCCAGAGCGCCCCAGAAGAACGCGCCCAGCCTCGCCTGA